In Halapricum desulfuricans, a single window of DNA contains:
- a CDS encoding DUF502 domain-containing protein: MSATWKRDFASGLIVLVPLLVTIFVLSWLYNQIRQVPLNVVDSDPLQVLLTIVVFVLLVFAIGYLMRTAAGSLLEAGLDDLMNHLPGLRIIYNASKMAVETAVGGTDELQAPVKVETWNGMRMTAFKTGQQASDGRELLFLPTAPNITTGFVIEVEPDDYEELDENVEDALTRVLSAGFGEANDSEVSLDIPVERADDRTDE, encoded by the coding sequence ATGTCGGCAACGTGGAAACGAGATTTCGCCAGCGGACTGATCGTCCTGGTTCCGTTGCTGGTGACGATATTCGTCCTCTCCTGGCTGTACAATCAGATACGACAGGTCCCGCTGAACGTCGTCGATTCGGATCCGCTGCAGGTGCTGCTGACGATCGTCGTGTTCGTATTGCTGGTGTTCGCGATCGGGTATCTCATGCGGACGGCCGCCGGCTCGCTCCTCGAGGCCGGACTCGATGACCTGATGAACCATCTGCCGGGGTTGCGCATCATCTACAACGCCTCGAAGATGGCCGTCGAGACGGCCGTCGGTGGAACGGACGAACTTCAGGCCCCGGTCAAGGTCGAAACCTGGAACGGGATGCGAATGACAGCGTTCAAAACCGGCCAGCAAGCATCTGACGGGCGCGAACTCCTGTTTCTGCCGACCGCGCCGAACATCACGACCGGGTTCGTCATCGAGGTCGAACCCGACGACTACGAGGAACTCGACGAGAACGTCGAAGACGCGCTGACCCGCGTTCTCAGCGCCGGGTTCGGCGAGGCCAACGACAGCGAAGTCTCGCTGGACATCCCCGTCGAAAGGGCCGACGACCGAACGGACGAGTGA
- a CDS encoding translation initiation factor IF-2 subunit gamma, translating into MTSNNQPEVNIGLVGHVDHGKTTLVEALSGEWTDQHSEEMKRGISIRLGYADATFRKCPECDDQSAYTVAEECDEHGVETEHLRTVSFVDAPGHETLMATMLSGAAIMDGAVLVISATEDVPQAQTEEHLMALDIIGIENIVIAQNKIDLVDAEQARENHQQIQEFVEGTVAEGAPIVPISAQAGANVDLLIETVEEHIPTPERDPDADPEMLVARSFDINRPGTTWDSLLGGVLGGSLAQGRLEPDDEIELRPGREVEEGGQSEWEPVTTTIRSLQAGGRSVEEATPGGLLGVGTGLDPSLTKGDGLAGQIAGPPGTLPPVHQQFTMDVQLLDRIVGDEADEVDPISTNEPLMLTVGTATTVGTVTSARDQEAEVALKRPVCAREGAKIAINRRVGTRWRLIGIGTLRE; encoded by the coding sequence ATGACATCGAACAATCAACCGGAGGTGAACATCGGACTCGTCGGCCACGTCGACCACGGGAAGACGACCCTGGTCGAGGCCCTCTCAGGAGAGTGGACGGACCAGCACTCCGAGGAGATGAAGCGCGGTATCTCCATCCGGCTGGGCTACGCCGACGCGACGTTCCGGAAGTGCCCCGAATGTGACGACCAGTCGGCCTACACGGTCGCCGAGGAATGTGACGAACACGGCGTCGAAACCGAGCATCTACGGACGGTGTCGTTCGTCGACGCGCCGGGCCACGAGACGCTGATGGCGACGATGCTGTCGGGTGCGGCGATCATGGACGGCGCGGTGCTGGTCATCTCCGCGACCGAGGACGTCCCGCAGGCCCAGACCGAAGAGCACCTGATGGCGCTTGACATCATCGGGATCGAGAACATCGTCATCGCCCAGAACAAGATCGACCTCGTCGACGCCGAGCAGGCCCGCGAAAACCACCAGCAGATCCAGGAGTTCGTCGAGGGGACCGTCGCGGAGGGCGCGCCGATCGTCCCGATCAGCGCCCAGGCCGGCGCGAACGTCGACCTGCTGATCGAGACCGTCGAGGAGCACATTCCGACCCCGGAACGCGATCCCGACGCCGACCCCGAGATGCTGGTCGCGCGGAGTTTCGACATCAACCGGCCGGGGACCACCTGGGACTCGCTTCTGGGCGGCGTGCTCGGCGGCAGTCTCGCACAGGGACGGCTCGAACCCGACGACGAGATCGAACTCCGGCCCGGTCGCGAGGTCGAGGAAGGCGGCCAGAGCGAGTGGGAGCCGGTCACGACGACGATCCGCTCGCTACAGGCCGGCGGCCGGAGCGTCGAGGAGGCGACGCCCGGCGGCCTGCTCGGCGTCGGCACCGGCCTCGATCCGTCGCTGACGAAGGGCGACGGACTCGCCGGACAGATCGCCGGCCCGCCCGGGACGCTTCCGCCGGTCCACCAGCAGTTCACGATGGACGTTCAGTTGCTCGACCGGATCGTCGGCGACGAGGCCGACGAGGTCGATCCCATCTCGACGAACGAGCCGCTCATGTTGACCGTCGGGACGGCCACGACCGTCGGGACGGTCACCAGCGCCCGCGATCAGGAGGCCGAGGTCGCGCTCAAGCGCCCGGTCTGCGCCCGCGAGGGTGCCAAGATCGCGATCAACCGGCGCGTCGGCACGCGCTGGCGGCTGATCGGTATCGGAACCCTGCGGGAATGA
- a CDS encoding PIN domain-containing protein, protein MTVVLDTNALMMPVECDIRVFEELQRLLGTVDPIVPEQVLAELDSLSDGASEAATAASVGFDLAERCRVVEADPDYADDAVLAVARRDGVEYALTNDKPLRERLLAAGVPVISLRGEHKLAITHP, encoded by the coding sequence ATGACGGTCGTCCTCGACACCAACGCGCTGATGATGCCCGTCGAATGCGATATCCGCGTGTTCGAGGAACTCCAGCGACTGCTCGGAACGGTCGACCCGATCGTTCCCGAGCAGGTGCTCGCGGAACTCGACTCGCTGTCCGACGGCGCGAGCGAGGCGGCGACGGCCGCGAGCGTCGGCTTCGATCTGGCCGAGCGCTGTCGGGTCGTCGAGGCCGATCCGGACTACGCAGACGACGCCGTGCTGGCGGTCGCAAGGCGCGACGGTGTCGAGTACGCACTGACGAACGACAAACCACTTCGGGAACGTCTGCTCGCGGCGGGCGTTCCGGTAATTAGTTTACGCGGCGAGCACAAACTCGCTATCACTCACCCATAA
- a CDS encoding DNA-directed RNA polymerase: MYKRVRLRDTVEVPPEYLADVSPELVKKLLQDKLEGRMDEDAGSVVSVIEVHDIGEGSVLPNQPGVYYEAEFDALTFDPQMQEIVDGEVVEVVNFGAFVGIGPVDGLLHVSQISDEYLAYDEEGQMLASRDSNRTLGVGDAVRARIVTKSIDERNPRDSKIGLTAKQVGLGKHGWLEEERKAREAQAGED, translated from the coding sequence ATGTACAAACGTGTACGACTTCGCGACACGGTCGAGGTGCCCCCGGAATACCTCGCGGACGTGTCCCCGGAACTGGTCAAGAAGCTACTGCAAGACAAACTCGAAGGCCGCATGGACGAGGATGCCGGCTCGGTCGTCTCGGTCATCGAGGTCCACGACATCGGCGAGGGATCGGTGCTGCCCAACCAGCCCGGCGTCTACTACGAGGCCGAGTTCGACGCGCTGACGTTCGATCCCCAGATGCAGGAGATCGTCGATGGCGAGGTCGTCGAGGTCGTCAACTTCGGCGCGTTCGTCGGGATCGGCCCCGTCGACGGCCTGCTGCACGTCAGCCAGATCTCCGACGAGTACCTGGCTTACGACGAGGAGGGGCAGATGCTGGCCTCCCGAGACTCGAACCGGACGCTGGGGGTCGGCGACGCGGTCCGTGCGCGGATCGTCACGAAATCGATCGACGAGCGCAACCCCCGGGACAGCAAGATCGGGCTGACGGCCAAACAGGTCGGACTGGGCAAGCACGGCTGGCTCGAAGAGGAACGGAAGGCACGTGAGGCCCAGGCAGGTGAGGACTGA
- the spt4 gene encoding transcription elongation factor subunit Spt4 — MMADRLVCRECHRVQDSDISEEDACQACGSTSLTEDWAGYVVIAHPEKSEIASEMEVTEPGRYALKVR, encoded by the coding sequence CTGATGGCGGATCGGCTGGTCTGTCGGGAGTGCCATCGCGTGCAGGATTCGGACATCTCCGAGGAAGACGCCTGTCAGGCGTGCGGTTCGACCTCGCTGACGGAAGACTGGGCGGGCTACGTCGTCATCGCCCATCCGGAGAAGTCCGAGATCGCCAGCGAGATGGAAGTCACCGAGCCCGGGCGGTACGCACTGAAGGTCCGCTAA
- a CDS encoding GTP-dependent dephospho-CoA kinase family protein: MPGDVVLELPAALRSELKPPLGPVYTDADRLLDDATEPIVAVGDIVTYHLLGAGHTPAVALVDERTERAAVDREVKTAVVGDNGPPAFDVRRSVSNPAGTLTAELLSTLRRAVDAGESTLVVVDGEEDLAALPAILAVPDGASVVYGQPGEGMVLVTTGPEVRDHARSLLERMTGEYSRARSALALEL, from the coding sequence GTGCCCGGGGACGTCGTGCTCGAGCTCCCGGCGGCGCTTCGGTCCGAACTGAAACCGCCGCTGGGCCCCGTCTACACCGACGCCGACCGATTGCTCGACGATGCGACCGAGCCGATCGTCGCGGTCGGCGATATCGTCACGTATCATCTGCTGGGAGCGGGTCACACGCCGGCCGTCGCGCTCGTCGACGAGCGAACCGAACGGGCGGCCGTCGACCGGGAAGTCAAGACGGCGGTCGTCGGCGACAACGGGCCGCCGGCGTTCGACGTTCGCCGTTCGGTGTCCAATCCCGCCGGAACGCTCACCGCCGAGTTGCTGTCGACGCTCCGGCGCGCTGTCGATGCCGGCGAGTCGACGCTCGTCGTCGTCGACGGCGAAGAGGACCTGGCGGCGCTACCGGCGATTCTGGCCGTCCCGGACGGCGCGAGCGTCGTGTACGGCCAGCCCGGCGAGGGGATGGTACTCGTCACCACCGGCCCGGAGGTCCGCGATCACGCCCGCTCGCTGCTGGAACGGATGACCGGAGAATACAGTCGCGCCCGGAGCGCGCTCGCGCTAGAATTGTAG
- a CDS encoding methyltransferase domain-containing protein, with protein MYVLELAGQDDRFAAAEAATAASDVTPIAAGLATARGLDDGFETLSFTHRAAEAIGRTDASVESAVALLEAATVDRSGTVAVRARDVRSTTGIDTQAAERALGDVLVERGFAVDLDDPDHVLQALFAGRDGASAVGPDGDPGIDRSADPDAGVCALGWLAAETDRDFADRQPTDRPFFQPGSMDPALARALVNLAGGEPGATVLDPMCGTGGLLLEAGRVGATPIGGDVQAKMVRGTRENLRALLAGPWHLYRGDARRIPLADDSVDGVVFDAPYGRQSRIEGDLEGLVADALTEARRVADRGVVVGDRSWAAAAEAAGWTVEATFARRVHRSLVRHVVMLR; from the coding sequence GTGTACGTCCTCGAACTCGCGGGACAGGACGACAGGTTCGCCGCCGCCGAGGCAGCCACGGCTGCGAGCGACGTCACCCCGATCGCCGCGGGGCTAGCCACGGCACGCGGACTCGACGACGGGTTCGAGACGCTTTCGTTCACCCATCGGGCGGCCGAAGCGATCGGTCGAACTGACGCCAGCGTCGAGAGCGCGGTCGCGCTGCTGGAGGCGGCAACCGTCGATCGGAGCGGGACTGTCGCGGTTCGCGCGCGAGACGTTCGCTCGACGACGGGGATCGACACGCAGGCCGCCGAGCGTGCGCTCGGCGACGTGCTTGTCGAGCGCGGCTTCGCGGTCGATCTGGACGACCCAGATCACGTCCTGCAGGCGCTGTTCGCCGGCCGCGACGGGGCGAGCGCCGTCGGGCCGGACGGCGATCCCGGTATCGATCGCTCAGCCGACCCGGACGCCGGCGTCTGCGCACTGGGATGGCTCGCCGCCGAGACCGATCGCGATTTCGCCGACCGCCAGCCGACCGACCGGCCGTTCTTCCAGCCCGGGAGCATGGACCCGGCGCTCGCCCGCGCGCTCGTCAACCTCGCCGGCGGGGAGCCGGGTGCGACGGTTCTCGACCCGATGTGCGGGACCGGCGGACTCCTGCTGGAGGCCGGACGCGTCGGGGCGACGCCGATCGGCGGCGACGTGCAGGCGAAGATGGTCCGCGGAACCAGAGAGAACCTGCGGGCGCTGCTCGCGGGCCCGTGGCACCTCTACCGGGGCGACGCGAGGCGGATCCCGCTGGCCGACGACAGCGTCGACGGCGTGGTCTTCGACGCACCGTACGGTCGCCAGTCGAGGATCGAGGGCGATCTGGAGGGGCTCGTCGCCGACGCGCTCACAGAGGCGCGCCGTGTGGCCGATCGCGGGGTCGTCGTCGGTGACCGGTCGTGGGCGGCGGCCGCCGAAGCCGCCGGCTGGACGGTCGAGGCGACGTTCGCGCGGCGGGTTCACCGGTCGCTCGTCAGACACGTGGTAATGCTTCGGTAG
- a CDS encoding TATA-box-binding protein: MVDPKETINIENVVASTGIGQELDLQSVAMDLEGADYDPEQFPGLVYRTQEPKSAALIFRSGKIVCTGAKSTDDVHESLRIVFDKLRDLEIQVDEDPEIVVQNIVTSADLGRNLNLNAIAIGLGLENIEYEPEQFPGLVYRLEDPDVVALLFGSGKLVITGGKEPKDAEEAVDKIVSRLEELGLLE; the protein is encoded by the coding sequence ATGGTTGACCCCAAGGAAACCATCAACATCGAAAACGTCGTTGCCTCGACGGGTATCGGTCAGGAACTCGACCTCCAGAGCGTGGCCATGGACCTCGAGGGGGCGGATTACGATCCCGAGCAGTTCCCGGGACTCGTCTACCGAACGCAGGAACCCAAGTCCGCGGCGCTGATCTTCCGGTCCGGCAAGATCGTCTGCACGGGCGCGAAGAGTACCGACGACGTCCACGAGAGTCTGCGGATCGTCTTCGACAAGCTGCGCGATCTGGAGATTCAGGTCGACGAAGACCCCGAGATCGTCGTCCAGAACATCGTCACGTCGGCCGATCTCGGTCGGAACCTCAACCTCAACGCGATCGCGATCGGGCTGGGGCTGGAGAACATCGAATACGAGCCCGAGCAGTTCCCCGGACTCGTCTACCGCCTCGAGGACCCCGACGTCGTCGCGCTGCTGTTCGGCTCCGGGAAGCTCGTCATCACCGGCGGCAAGGAGCCCAAGGACGCCGAGGAAGCCGTCGACAAGATCGTCTCCCGACTCGAAGAACTCGGTCTGCTCGAGTAA
- a CDS encoding DUF7473 family protein: protein MWELVSDTVASLALSSGVGTSALADSSVLQASPGRGLVALLAAFVVATLFYAVTLHLAATFFLGTVPTQKAATVAPAPALVSVLLGRYGLERVGFISQRLGVLIVVVATLSADALVISRVYDLDVVPTAILTLLHFAFAAVLGIALANLFGQV from the coding sequence ATGTGGGAACTCGTATCGGACACGGTCGCCTCGTTAGCGTTGTCGAGCGGGGTTGGCACGTCCGCGCTGGCGGATTCGTCCGTTCTCCAGGCGTCTCCCGGTCGCGGTCTCGTCGCCCTGCTCGCGGCGTTCGTGGTGGCAACGCTGTTCTACGCCGTCACGTTGCATCTCGCGGCGACGTTCTTTCTCGGGACAGTGCCGACACAGAAAGCTGCGACCGTCGCTCCCGCGCCGGCGCTCGTCTCGGTGTTGCTCGGCCGGTACGGTCTCGAACGTGTGGGGTTCATCAGTCAGAGACTCGGCGTGCTGATCGTCGTCGTCGCGACGCTGTCGGCCGACGCGCTTGTGATCAGTCGCGTCTATGACCTCGACGTGGTGCCGACGGCGATCCTGACGCTGCTTCACTTCGCGTTCGCCGCCGTCCTGGGGATCGCACTGGCGAACCTATTCGGGCAGGTATAA
- a CDS encoding DHH family phosphoesterase has protein sequence MRARLVAGSGALAYDLLTRLSEGDRPVVAVSDEAEWLEAVTENVPDATVHHGDPTEPSTFGVVETEIESVLAFADDPARTAGIVPATAEAFPDALRIAYLGSGDADARAAIERDADRVVDPATATKAAITDRLSEAGSRFRNLRHVFAGIESPLSIVMHDNPDPDAIASALALARLANLAGLSAELCYYGSIAHQENRAFVNLLDIELTNLEAGDDLSPFGGFALVDHSRPGVNDQLPVETPVDVVIDHHPPREPVEAAHVDLRSDVGATSTLLVEYLQQSAIEIDETVATALLFGIRIDTDEFRREVCQADFEAAAALLPAANLGTLQRIENPSMSPETVETIGHAIRNRTRHGPVVITGVDDIQDRDALAQAADRLLNIEDVTTTLVYGITDGMIHVSARTRGADLDIGEALRDAFGAIGSAGGHADMAGAQIETGSFEATGFEADERPLVEIVDEIVTDRVLDVLEARWNRQIRAGTGEQYHVEGEDDRRDVFVFPPDVESIDD, from the coding sequence ATGCGCGCGCGGCTGGTGGCTGGATCCGGCGCACTCGCCTACGACCTCCTCACACGGCTGAGTGAGGGTGATCGACCGGTCGTCGCCGTCAGCGACGAGGCGGAGTGGCTGGAGGCGGTCACCGAGAACGTCCCGGATGCGACCGTGCATCACGGCGATCCGACCGAACCCAGTACATTCGGGGTGGTCGAAACCGAGATCGAGAGCGTTCTCGCGTTCGCGGACGATCCCGCGAGGACGGCCGGAATCGTACCCGCGACCGCTGAGGCGTTTCCAGACGCGTTGCGGATCGCGTATCTCGGATCGGGGGATGCGGACGCGCGAGCAGCGATCGAGCGGGACGCCGACCGGGTCGTCGACCCGGCGACAGCCACGAAAGCAGCGATCACGGACCGGCTGAGCGAGGCCGGGAGCCGCTTTCGAAACTTGCGGCACGTGTTCGCCGGGATCGAGAGCCCGCTTTCGATCGTCATGCACGACAACCCCGATCCGGACGCGATCGCAAGCGCGCTCGCCCTCGCGCGGCTTGCGAACCTGGCCGGGCTCTCGGCGGAGCTGTGTTACTACGGATCGATCGCCCACCAGGAAAACCGGGCGTTCGTCAACCTGCTCGATATCGAGCTGACCAACCTCGAGGCCGGCGACGACCTCTCGCCATTCGGCGGGTTCGCACTGGTCGATCACTCCCGGCCGGGCGTCAACGACCAGTTACCGGTCGAGACGCCAGTCGACGTCGTGATCGATCACCACCCGCCCCGGGAGCCGGTCGAGGCGGCGCACGTCGACCTGCGAAGCGACGTCGGTGCGACGAGCACGCTCCTCGTCGAGTATCTCCAGCAGTCCGCGATCGAGATCGACGAGACAGTCGCGACGGCACTGCTGTTCGGGATCAGGATCGATACCGACGAGTTCCGGCGCGAAGTCTGTCAGGCCGATTTCGAGGCGGCCGCGGCCTTGCTTCCGGCGGCGAATCTGGGGACGCTCCAGCGCATCGAGAACCCGAGCATGTCGCCGGAGACCGTCGAGACGATCGGTCACGCGATCCGCAATCGGACCCGTCACGGGCCGGTCGTGATCACCGGTGTCGACGATATTCAGGACCGCGACGCGCTGGCCCAGGCCGCCGATCGACTCCTGAACATCGAAGACGTGACCACGACGCTCGTCTACGGGATCACGGACGGGATGATCCACGTCTCGGCACGAACGCGCGGTGCGGATCTGGACATCGGCGAAGCGCTGCGGGACGCGTTCGGGGCGATCGGCAGCGCGGGCGGCCACGCCGACATGGCCGGCGCACAGATCGAAACCGGGAGCTTCGAGGCGACGGGCTTCGAAGCCGACGAACGACCACTCGTCGAGATCGTCGACGAAATCGTCACGGACCGGGTTCTCGACGTGCTGGAGGCACGCTGGAACAGGCAGATCCGGGCCGGGACCGGCGAGCAGTACCACGTGGAAGGCGAAGACGACAGACGTGACGTGTTCGTCTTCCCGCCTGACGTCGAGTCGATCGACGACTGA
- the lrpA1 gene encoding HTH-type transcriptional regulator LrpA1 — MSAESTADRILSVLEEDAQASYAEIAERADVSKPTVRKYIDKLEEEGVIVGYSADVDPKKLSSQSIAMVGIDVESERYVEATRKLRDLPEVEALYTSSGDHMLMAEVRGRDGDELGDIIEESILSIEGVTAAHPSFLQERLK, encoded by the coding sequence ATGAGCGCTGAGTCCACGGCGGATCGTATCCTCTCCGTCCTCGAAGAAGACGCCCAGGCGTCGTACGCGGAGATCGCCGAACGGGCGGACGTATCGAAACCCACGGTCAGGAAGTACATCGACAAACTCGAAGAGGAAGGCGTCATCGTCGGCTACTCCGCCGACGTCGACCCGAAGAAGCTCTCGAGTCAGTCGATCGCGATGGTCGGCATCGACGTCGAGAGCGAGCGCTACGTCGAAGCGACGCGCAAACTGCGAGACCTCCCGGAGGTCGAAGCGCTGTACACCTCAAGCGGCGATCACATGTTGATGGCCGAAGTCCGGGGCCGGGACGGTGACGAACTGGGGGACATCATCGAGGAGTCGATTCTGAGTATCGAGGGCGTGACGGCCGCCCACCCGTCGTTCCTGCAGGAACGGCTCAAGTGA
- a CDS encoding thiamine pyrophosphate-dependent enzyme: MSAFSAIGADSETDDEAFTPGIEPQPTWCPGCGDFGVLNALKKAMPEVGRNPDEVAVFTGIGCSGKLNSYFESYGFHTIHGRSLPVARATKLANPGVEVIAAGGDGDGYGIGGNHFIHTARENHDMTYIVFNNEIFGLTKGQTSPTSPKGHKSKTQPSGSAKDPLRPLSLSLSAGASYIARTAAVNPNQAAEILAEAIQHDGFAHVDFLTQCPTWNKDAKQYVPYTDIQESDEYGHDINDRAEAAQAMYDAESKLHEGEILTGRFYVDDERPSYTAEKQAIGEMPEQPLAERYFDEDAEWDRSYDLLEKHK; encoded by the coding sequence ATGAGTGCATTCAGCGCAATCGGAGCGGACAGCGAGACAGACGACGAAGCGTTCACGCCGGGTATCGAGCCCCAGCCCACGTGGTGTCCGGGCTGTGGCGACTTCGGCGTGCTCAACGCACTGAAAAAGGCGATGCCGGAAGTCGGCCGCAACCCCGATGAGGTCGCCGTGTTTACCGGAATCGGCTGTTCCGGCAAACTGAACAGCTACTTCGAGAGCTACGGCTTCCACACGATCCACGGCCGGTCGCTGCCGGTCGCACGCGCGACCAAGCTCGCCAACCCCGGCGTCGAAGTGATCGCCGCCGGCGGCGACGGTGACGGCTACGGGATCGGTGGCAATCACTTCATCCACACGGCCCGCGAGAACCACGACATGACCTACATCGTGTTCAACAACGAGATCTTCGGGCTGACGAAGGGCCAGACGTCCCCGACCTCGCCGAAAGGCCACAAGTCCAAGACCCAGCCTTCGGGTAGCGCGAAGGACCCGCTCCGGCCACTCAGCCTCTCGCTTTCGGCCGGCGCGTCCTACATCGCTCGCACGGCTGCGGTCAACCCCAACCAGGCCGCGGAGATCCTCGCGGAAGCCATCCAGCACGACGGGTTCGCTCACGTCGATTTCCTGACCCAATGTCCGACCTGGAACAAGGACGCCAAACAGTACGTCCCCTACACGGACATCCAAGAATCCGACGAGTACGGCCACGACATCAACGACCGCGCCGAGGCCGCACAGGCCATGTACGACGCCGAGTCGAAACTCCACGAGGGCGAGATCCTCACCGGGCGCTTCTACGTCGACGACGAACGCCCCTCCTACACCGCGGAGAAACAGGCGATCGGCGAGATGCCCGAACAGCCGCTGGCCGAGCGGTACTTCGACGAGGACGCCGAGTGGGACCGTTCCTACGACCTCCTCGAAAAGCACAAGTAA
- a CDS encoding 2-oxoacid:acceptor oxidoreductase subunit alpha, with product MPEPDDLMWRIAGGSGDGIDSTSQNFAKALMRSGLNVFTHRHYPSRIRGGHTYVEVRAGNGPVNSRGDGYNFLLTLGDSFARNPSEDAYYGNEEAKPLTENLDELNEGGVIVYDEGLLDEEDVEAINLEERAEENGWHVYPVDLRGIAREHGRDVMRNTAGVGFTAALMDIDPAYFEEIISNGMSGEMKEANLKVLEDAYELGQEVEHTHGWTAPEGEGHDEEQVLLSGSDAISYGAIDEGCRFISGYPMTPWTDVFTIMSQNLPKFGGISEQVEDEIAAAALAIGASHAGVKAMSGSSGGGFALMSEPLGLAEMTETPLVLVEAMRAGPSTGMPTKPEQGDLEHILYTSQGDSTRVVFAPANVEECYTQTRKAFELAYEYQIPAIVAYDQKLQGELRNVPESFFDEEPNADPGSVLTEEEIAEAAHHASDKFKRFLHEPEDGSNVSPRSVPGQEGGRFLATGNEHNEVGHISEDPENRVIQMNRRMGKLDDIREELDATEQSHQTYHGPEDAEYGIITWGSQQDTVFEAVDELNEAGHSVKAVGVSDLMPFPETEMTEFLESVEHAVVVEMNASGQLRGHIQKELGKYGDKLSSLLKYNGNPFEPRDVVEGFETSNGDGELPHQRMTYVPAAGD from the coding sequence ATGCCAGAGCCAGACGACCTCATGTGGCGAATCGCAGGCGGTTCCGGCGACGGGATCGACTCGACGAGCCAGAACTTCGCGAAGGCCTTGATGCGTTCGGGACTTAACGTATTCACACATCGACATTATCCGTCGCGGATCCGGGGCGGCCACACGTACGTCGAGGTACGTGCCGGCAACGGCCCGGTCAACTCGCGTGGCGACGGATACAACTTCCTCCTCACGCTCGGAGACAGCTTCGCTCGGAACCCGAGCGAGGACGCCTATTACGGCAACGAGGAGGCCAAGCCGCTGACGGAGAACCTCGACGAACTCAACGAGGGCGGCGTCATCGTCTACGACGAGGGGCTGCTCGACGAGGAAGACGTCGAGGCGATCAACCTCGAGGAGCGTGCCGAGGAGAACGGCTGGCACGTCTATCCCGTCGACCTTCGGGGCATCGCCCGCGAGCACGGTCGCGACGTGATGCGAAACACCGCCGGTGTCGGGTTCACGGCGGCACTGATGGACATCGATCCGGCGTACTTCGAGGAGATCATCTCCAACGGCATGTCCGGGGAGATGAAGGAGGCGAACCTCAAGGTCCTCGAAGACGCCTACGAACTCGGCCAGGAAGTCGAGCACACCCACGGCTGGACCGCGCCGGAAGGCGAGGGCCACGACGAGGAGCAGGTCCTGCTGTCGGGCAGTGACGCGATCTCGTACGGCGCGATCGACGAGGGCTGTCGGTTCATCTCGGGTTATCCGATGACCCCGTGGACCGACGTGTTCACGATCATGTCCCAGAACCTGCCGAAGTTCGGCGGGATCTCCGAGCAGGTCGAGGACGAGATCGCCGCCGCGGCGCTGGCGATCGGTGCTTCCCACGCCGGCGTGAAGGCCATGTCCGGCTCGTCGGGCGGCGGCTTCGCGCTGATGTCCGAGCCGCTCGGACTCGCGGAGATGACCGAGACGCCGCTCGTGCTCGTCGAGGCGATGCGTGCCGGTCCCTCGACCGGGATGCCGACCAAGCCCGAGCAGGGCGACCTCGAACACATCCTCTATACGAGCCAGGGCGACTCGACGCGCGTCGTGTTCGCGCCGGCCAACGTCGAGGAGTGTTACACTCAGACCCGCAAGGCCTTCGAGCTGGCCTACGAGTACCAGATCCCGGCGATCGTCGCCTACGACCAGAAGCTCCAGGGCGAACTCCGCAACGTCCCCGAGAGCTTCTTCGACGAGGAGCCCAACGCCGACCCCGGTTCGGTGCTGACCGAGGAAGAGATCGCCGAGGCCGCCCACCACGCGTCGGACAAGTTCAAGCGGTTCCTCCACGAACCCGAGGACGGCTCGAACGTCAGTCCGCGCTCGGTGCCCGGCCAGGAGGGCGGACGCTTCCTCGCGACCGGCAACGAGCACAACGAAGTCGGCCACATCAGCGAGGACCCCGAGAACCGGGTGATCCAGATGAACCGCCGGATGGGCAAGCTCGATGACATCCGCGAGGAGCTTGACGCCACCGAGCAATCCCACCAGACCTACCACGGTCCGGAAGACGCCGAGTACGGCATCATCACCTGGGGCAGCCAGCAGGACACGGTCTTCGAGGCCGTCGACGAACTCAACGAGGCCGGCCACTCGGTGAAGGCTGTCGGCGTCTCGGACCTGATGCCGTTCCCGGAAACGGAGATGACGGAGTTCCTCGAGTCGGTCGAGCACGCTGTCGTGGTGGAGATGAACGCCAGCGGCCAGCTCCGCGGTCACATTCAGAAGGAGCTGGGCAAGTACGGCGACAAGCTCTCCAGCCTTCTGAAGTACAACGGCAATCCCTTCGAACCGCGCGACGTCGTCGAAGGGTTCGAAACGAGCAACGGAGACGGGGAACTGCCCCATCAGCGAATGACCTACGTCCCAGCGGCAGGTGACTAA